The following is a genomic window from Mycobacterium parmense.
GTGGCCGAAGGGGTCCCAGAACGCCCAGAGGTACAGCGCGCCGTAGACCAGCGGTAGCAGCATCAGCACGACGATGGCCGCGCGCGTCATGCGGCTGCGGCCGAACCGCTTGATCTCCGATCCGAATGCGAGTCCTGCCAGCATCGTCAATCCTCTCCGCTCAGGGTGCGGTGATCGTGAAGTTCGTGGTCGGGGCCGGACTCGCCGAGCGGGTTGGTGACCCCGACGACGACAGTGCGCCGACTGGCGAGCGCGCCGAGCCGGCGCGCCGCGGTCGCCCGCTGGGAGTTGTCGCGAACCTGCTCGAGATCGCCGACCACCAGGATCGGGCGATTCGACAGCACCGCCAGGGTGATTCGCAGCAAGAACAGTTCAAGATCGGACAGCTCCGCGATGTAGGTGCCGGCGGCGGGTGGGGCGGTCTCGCCGAACACCTCCGCCAGTTCGTCTTGGCCGCCCTCGCGCGGCACCGACGCGTACCACGGCGACAACCACCGGCGTTGTTCGGTGAGCACGGTGCCCACCGTGACCGATTCGTCCAGATCGTCGATGTCGGCGAAGGCCGCGATCGAGCAGTGCCGGCGAATCGCGCGCGGCGCCGTGTCACCGAGAACCGTCAGTGTGCCGTGGCTGGGCTTGAATCGACCCGCGAGCGTCAACAGCAATGTGGTCTGTGCCGGTCCGCCGGACATCTGGATGGCGTGAAAGCCGGCCGCGAGCGCGAGGTCGATATTCGAGAACAGCGGGCCGTGTTCTCCGTCGACGCCCAGTCCCGTGGCGGTGATCAGCGCGGGCGCGGACACCGGCTCGTTCTGCGCGTTCACGAGTCGGTCTCTCGATGTGGACGCGCCGGGGTCACCGACGCCGATTCCAGCAGTCCCGCGATCAGTTGCGTCAGCAGGTCGGGGTCGACGGTTCCGGGCCGCAGGACTTCTTCCATCCCGATGCCCAGGTTGATGCTGACGACGAGTTGCGCGAGATCCGCGAGCCGGCGACCCGGCGCCATGGTCGCCGTTTGTCCCACCACCTGGGCAGCCTGCTCGACGGCGGCGCGCCGGCGGGCGATGAGCCGCTCGCGCAGATTCGGGTCACGCATGGCGCGCAACCAGTACTCGACGAACAGCACGTGGTAGTCGGCGCGCGCCTGAACCCCCTCCAGCACGGACCGGCTCAGTGCGCGCGCCGTCGCGACCGTGTCACCGTCACCGCTGTCGAGCGCCGTCGCTATCCGCTCGCCACGGACCCCGAACTCGCGGTCGAGCAGAGTCAGAAACAGTTCGTCTTTGGATCCGAAGTTCGAGTACACCGCACCCTTGGTGAATCCCGCGGCCTGGCCGATCGCATCGATGGTGGCACCCGCGAAGCCTTCGGCGGCAAAGACTTTCGAGGCCGCATCGAGGATCCGATCGCGGACCTCGGGCCGGGTGGGACGGGTTCGCGGCGGCTTGACGGGCGACATGACCGCTAGCATACTCATCAGTATCGTCTGGATACTAATCGGTATTCTCCGTGCGGGGTGGGTCTTCCGTATTGTCGATGCGTGCTGATCGGCTTCTTACTCGCTCTGGGCTGCTCGGTCTGCTACGGGACGGCGTCGGTGTTCCAGGCGGCGGCGACGCGCTCGGTCGAGGCGGGCAGCGGGTCGGGAGTCGACACCGTGCTGCTCGTGCGTGCGGTAAGGCAGTGGCGCTATCTGCTCGGCGTCGGCCTCGACGGGCTGGGCTTCTTGCTGCAGGTCGCCGCGCTTCGGTTGGTACCGATCTATGTGGTCGCCGCCGCGCTGGCCGCCTCGATCGCCGTCACCGGCGTCGTGGCCGCGTGGGTCCTGTCGGCGCGCCTGTCCCCCGCGGAATGGACCGCCGTGGCCGTCGTCTGCGCCAGCCTCGTCGCGCTCGCGCTGGCCGCCGGCCCCGGGCACTTCCACCGTGCCCCCGCCGGGCTGGGCTGGGCGCTGTTGGGTGTGGTCGGCGCGATTTTCGTCGCCGGGGCCGCCGCGGGCCGGCTGCCCGACCGCCCGCGCGCCCTCGCGCTGGGGCTGGCGGCCGGGAGCGGTTTCGGCGTCATCGAGGTCGGGGTGCGCCTGCTCGACGTGCTGGACCCCACGAAGGGTTCCTTCTACGCCAACCCGGCGCTCTACGCGGCCGCCGCGGGCGGGGCGGCGGGATTCTTGTTGCTCACTTCCGCGCTGCATCGCGGGTCTGTCACCACGACCGCCGCCGGAATGGTCGTCGGGGAGACCATCGCCCCCGCGCTGGTCGGCGTGGTGTGGCTGGGCGACGCCGCGCGCGACGGCCTCGGCTGGTTGGTCGTCACCGGCTTCGCCGTCGCCGTATCGGCAACGCTGGTGCTCGCTCGGTTCGGGGAGGCGCCCGAATCGGCTCAGGCCGGCGAGGCCGTCACCTGACGGTAGGACGTGCCGCGCGCCGGACGCTCCCACAACACCCCGTCCTGAGCGGTGACGCCCGCGGCGATCAGCGCGCGCTTGAGGATCTTGTTCGTCGCCGTCGTAGGCAACTCCGCGTTGATGCGGACGTAGCGCGGCCACGCCTTCGGTGACAGGTCGGGCTGCGCGGCGAGGAACTCCTCGAAGCCGGCCGGCTTCAGGTGCGAGCGGTCCCGCAGCACCAGCGCTGCCATCACCTGGTCGCCGACGCTGTCGTCGGGGACCGCGTAGACCGCGACCTGGCTGACCTCGGGCAGCCGCTCGAGGATGCGCTCGATCGGAGCGGCCGCCAAATTCTCGCCGTCCACCCGCATCCAGTCCGCGGTCCGGCCGGCCAGATAGATCCAGCCGTCGGCGTCGCGGTAGGCCAGGTCGCCGGACCAGTACATTCCGTGCCGCATGCGCTCGGCCGTGGCGGCCGGGTCGTTGTAGTAGCCGACGAATGGGCCCGCCCCCGTCGTGTTGACCAGCTCGCCGACTGCCTCGTCGAAGTTGGTCAGGGCGCCGTGTTCGTCGAACTGCGCGACGGCGCATTCCTCGAGCGTCACCGGGTTGTAGATGCTGACCCCGGCATAGGGTTTGCCGATCGAGCCCGGTGGGGTGCCGTCTTCTCGCACGACGATCACGGCGAACTCGCTGGAGCCGAAGCTATCCACCACCCGGCAGCCGAAACGCTCTGCGAATCGGGCGATGTCGCGGTCGGTCGCCTCGTTGCCGAACGCCACCCGCAGCGTGTTCTCGGCGTCGTCGGGACGCTCGGGGGTCGACAGGATCAACGCGAGGGGCTTGCCGACGTAATTCAGGTAGGTCACCTTGTGCCGGCGCACGTCGTCGAGGAAGCGCGACGGCGAGAACCGGGCCGGGACCATGGTGGCGCCGCTGCCGACGGCGACCGCCCACCCGGCGGCCACCCCGTTGGAGTGGAAAAGCGGCATGGCGAGATAACAGACGTCATCGGCGGTGACGTCGTACTGGTAGATCAGGCTCGCACCGCACATGATCGCCATCGCGTGGGCGAGCCGGACGACCTTGGGATCGCCGCTTGTTCCCGAGGTGAAGATCATCATCAGGGTGTCGCCGCCGGCGACCTCGCGGTGCGGTACCAGGACGGGAGCCCCGGGAAGGCGAGCCACCAGCTCGGCGTACCGATCACCGCTCACGTCGAGAACTTCAATACCGTTGAGGTCCAAGCCGTCCAAGAGCTGTCGGTGCTCGTCGTCGACGAGCAGGATCTGGCAGTCCGATCGCCGGATGTCGGCCAGCAAGCCGGCCCCGCGCCGGGTGGTGTTCAGGCCGCACAGCACGTAGCCGCCGAGCGCGGCGGCGGCCATGGCGCGCAGCATCGCCGGAGAGTTGGGCAGCAGGGCCCCGACGTGCAACGGGCGGTCCGGGTCGGCGAGCGCGATCAGCGCGGCGGCCTCCGCCTCGGCTTCGGCGAGGTGTTCGCGCCACGTCCAGATCCGGTCCCCGTGGGCAACCGCCGCCGAGTCGTCGTGCCTGCGCTGCCGCAGCAGCTGCTGGACTGTCTCGATCATCGGTTCACCCCCTCGCCCGCGTTGCGGGCCGTCAGCACCAGCCCGGTGTAGCCACGCCCGGCCACGTCGTCGCAGTGACGGCGGTAGGTCCCGAACCCCCCGGCGTACGGCATGAAGGTCCGCGGCTTGCCTTCGATGTTGGCGCCCAGATACCACGACGACGCAGCCTTGGGAAACAATGTGCGCTCGGCGGCTTGTGCGACGAGATCGGTCCACGCCACCGCCGCGTCGCGGCGGGGTTCGACCTCGCTCACCCCGAGCCGGCGCGCCGTGAGCGCCAGGTCGATCGCCCAGTCGACCTGAACCTCGGCGTGCAGCACCATGTTCGCCAGGACCGAGGGTGCGCCGGGCCCGCTGATCGTGAAGAGGTTCGGCAGTCCCGGCACCATGAGTCCGAGGAACGTCACCGGGCCGTTCGCCCAGCAGTCGCGCAACCGGTCACCCCTGGGCCCGGTCGGGTCGATCCGCGTCAGTGCGCCGGTCATCGCGTCGAACCCGGTGGCGAACACCAGCACGTCGCACCCGTAGTGGGTTTCACTGGTCTGCACGCCGTCGAAGGTGATCGCGCGGATGGGTTCGCGGCGCAGGTTTACCAGTGCCACGTTGTCGCGGTTGAAGATGTCGTAATAGCCGCTGTCGGTGCAGATCCGCTTCGTCCCGATCGGGTGGTCGTCGGGAGTCAGGTCCGCGGCGACACCGGGATCGGCGACGATCTCGCGGATCCGCTCCTCGACGAACGCGCGGGCGATGTCGTTGGCCGCCAGGTCGGCGTTCTGGTCGGGGAATGTCTTGGCGAACAGCACGCCGCCCTGGCGCCAGCGTTCCCACAGCGCGTCCGCGCGCTCCCGTGGCTCGGTGTCGACGGCGTTCTTGTGGTAGGTGCCGTGCGGGGTGCCCGCGGCCGCGTAGGCCGACGCGCGCCGGCGCTCGGGGTACTCCTCCTGAATCTGCCGCAGTTCCTCGGGCGACCAGGGCCGGTTGGGCATGGGGATCGTGTAGTTCGCCGACCGCTGGAACACCGTCAGCCGTTGCGCCTGCGCGGCGATGATCGGCGCCACCTGGATGCCCGACGAGCCCGTGCCGATCAGGCCCACCCGTTTGCCGCGCAGACTGGGGTCCTCCCGCGGCCAGGCGGCGGTGAAGTACACCTCGCCCGCGAACTCGTCGAAGCCGGGGATGTCCGGCCGGTTGACCGCGGAGAGGCAACCCGTCGCGCACATCAAAAACGTTGCGGGATAGATCTCGCCGGTCGCCGAGCGGACATGCCATCGACCGTCCTCCGGGTCGAAGGTGGCGCCGACGATGTCGACACCGAACCGGTAGTGACGGCGCAGATCGAAACGATCGGCGACGTGGCGCAGGTAGGCGAGGATCTCGGGCTGGGCGGCGAAGCGTTCACTCCACGTCCAGTCGCGCTGCAGCGACTCGTCGAAAGAGTAGGAGTAGTCGACACTTTCGACGTCACAGCGGGCGCCGGGATAGCGGTTCCAGTACCAGGTGCCGCCCACGTCGGGGGCCGCCTCGACGCCCAGCACGGACAGGCCCGCCGACGCGGCCCGGTGCACGGCGTAGAGCCCGGCGAAGCCGGCCCCGATGACGATGATGTCGGTCACCGCGACGACCCCCGCGACGGCGCCGGGCCGAGCAGCCGGCGCAGATCGCTGTAGAGCAGGTCGCGCGCCGAGATTGCCGGACCGAAGGACTGAATGGTCATGAAGCCGTGGAACAAGCCGGGGAAATCCCGGTGGACGACCGGCACGCCGGCGTCGCGGAGCCGGCGCGCGTAGTCGCATCCCTCGCTGTGCAACGGGTCCAGGCCGGCGGTGATGATCACCGCCGGCGCCAGGCCGGCGTGGGATGCCGCCCGGGCGGGCGCGACCAGGTGGGCAGGGTCGAGAACCCCGCGGTCGCCGAGGTATTGCCGCCAATACCACTGCATCGCGGCCCGGGTGTTGAAGTGCCCGGTCGCATAGCGCCGGTAGCTTTCCGTCTCCGGGGACGGGTCGATGGCCGGGTAGAGCAGGAATTGCGCGGCCGGTGCGGCGCCGCCTCGTTCGCGGCACAAAATGGCCGTGACCGCGGCGAGATTGCCGCCGGCGCTGTCCCCGCCGACGGCAATGCGCGCCGGATCGACGCCCAGCTCGGCCGCGTTGTCCACCGTCCAGCAGAACGCGGCGAAAGCGTCGAGCGCCGCCGCCGGTGCCGGGTGTTCCGGGGCCAGGCGGTAGCCGACCGAGACGACCACGGCCTGGCTGCCGCGGGCCAGCCCGCGGCAGAAGCCATCGTGCGAGTCGAGGTCGCAGAACACGAATCCGCCGCCGTGGCAGAACACGATGGCGGGGTGTGTGCCGGACGGCCCGTCGTGCGGGTGATAGACGCGCACCGGCAGGGCGCCGCCCGGGCCCGCAATCGAACGGTCGACGCTGCTGCGCACGTCGTCGCCGTTGGTCACCGGCATGCGCCGCTTGGCGATCTCGGCGCGGGCCGCCGCCCCGGTCATGGTCTCCACCCGGGGAAAGTCGGCGTCCAGGAGGCGCAACACGGCCCGGACGCGGGCATCCACCTGCGGCTCGCTCATGCCGGCCGGTATTTCAGCAAAGTGATGCCGGTGTCGGGCAGGTCACAGAACACGGGCCCGACCCGCATGCCGATCCGGACGGCATCCGGGTCCACGTCGACCAGCTCGGTGCTGATCCGCGGCCCGGCGTCCCACTGCACCACGGCCAGCAGCTGCGGCAGCGCGCCGGCCCAGGGCGGCCCGGTGGGCCGTCGGGCGATGGTGTAGGTGTAAAGCGTTCCCGCGCCGTCGATCTCGCGCCATTCCAGGTCGTCGGCCAGGGTGCCGGGAGCCAGGGTGCGCGGATAGAACACGTAGCGCCGCAGCGAGGGCGAGTATTGGACCCGGATCTGGTGCTGCGCCAGCGCATCCCAGAAGGGCCGCGAGACGGGCGTGGGCTCGGGGACAGGCATACTCATCGTCAATCCCCCTTCATCAGCAGCGCGACCTGCTCGCTCATGATGCCGCCGTTGCCGGTGACGAATGCGGTGTCGCAGCCGGGCACCTGCGCCCCGCCGGCACGGCCCATGACCTGCCGGGCGCCGTCGACCACGTGGTGCATGCCGCCGGCCATGCCGGCCTGGCCGAAGGACAGCTGACCGCCCGCGGTGTTGAGCGGGAAGTCCCCCCGCCAGGTCAGGTCGCGATCGGTAATCCAGGACATGCCTTGGCCTTTGGCGCAGAAGCCGGCGTCCTCGAGGGTCATCAGCACCGTGATCGTGTAGCAGTCGTAGATCGAGGCGACGTCGACGTCGGAGCGGCTCAGCCCGGCCATGGCGAAGGCCTTGTCGGCCGCGCGGGCAATCGGTGTGCGCAGCAAGTCCTCGGCGTAGGTGGGGGTCTTGAACGCGATGTGTTCGCCGAAGCCGTTGATCCACACGGGCCGGTGGCGGCCGCGGCGGGCGATCTCGGCGTTGGCGATCAGCACGCCCGCTCCCCCGTGCACGCGCATGACCGTTTCGAGCATGTGGATCGGGTCGGCGATCATGGGGCTGGCGAGCACGTCCTGGGCGGTGATCGGGGTCCCGTGGAACACCGCGCCCGGGTGGGCGCACGCGTTGGTCCGCTGGTCGACGGCGATCTTGGCGACGGCCTCGGGGTCGTAGCCGAACTGCGCGGCGTAGCGCTGCGCGATCTGCGCGTAGGGGGCGTTCTGTCCCACGTTGCCGTACGGGATCTCGAACTCGGCCTGTGGCGAGCCGTAGTTGTTCGACGACGCTCCATACCAGTTCGGCGCGGCGGGCGCCCTGGTCGCCGGCTGCGGCAGCGACGCCGAGCCGGGCACCACGGCGAGAGCGGCCTCGCAGACGCCGAGCTCCACGGCGGCCGCCGCCCGCCAGATCATCGCCGCCGACGTGGCGCCGCCGAGGTCGACTCGCTCGCCGTAATCCAATGGCATGCCCAGGTATTCGCACAGCGTGGCCGGGGCGAACATCGCCGACTCGGCAACTCCATGGGTGAGCAGGCCGTTGACCCGACCGGGATCGACGCCGGCGTCCTCGATCGCCATCTTCGCCAGCAGCGCGTACTGGTCGAGGGTGAACCGGGCCGGCCCCGCCGGTCGTCGCTCGGCCGGCAGTTCGGCGATCCCGACGATGGCGGCCTCGCCCCGAAGCCCCGTCACGGCTGCCGCCTGGGCAGCTCGACGGTCGCCGTTCCCGGCATCAGCACGGTGTCGCCGCGGCGGCCGGCGATGTCGAGGTCGATCAGCCCGGCGCCGTCCTCGCTGAGCCGCCTGCCGGTGACCTGCCCGCCGAAGGTCAGCGGTTCACCCGGATAGGCGACCGCGCGGTTCTGCACCGAGAACGCGACCAACCGTCCGCGTCCGCCGATCCAGTCGGTGATCGCCCGGGCGAGCAGCGCGGCCTGCAGGGGTCCCTGCACCAGGACATGCTCGTAGCCTTCGGCTTGCGCCCACTGCTTGTCGTAATGGATGCGATGGCCGTTGTAGGTGGCGGCGCTGAAGAAGAACAGCTGGGTTTCGTCGGCGGTGAGGGTCAGCGCGGGCAGCTGCTCGCCCACGCTGACATCGTCGTAGAACACCTGCTCGCTGATGGGGACTCCTAGGGCCGGGCGATCATCGAGGTCGACGCTTCGGCGAGCAGGTCGCCGTCCTGGTTGCGGTACACGGTGCGCCAGGTGACCAGGACGAAACTGCCGGAGCGTCCGCGCTTTTCGACGATGGACTCGATGGTGCGCACCATGTCGACCCGGTCGCGGTGGTAGGCCGGCAGGTGGAACGCGAAACTCTCCCCGCCCGCCATCCGCTTGGGGGCGCGGGGAAACGCGAGGCTGCCCGACACCGCGCCCGAGGAGCCGTCGGGCCGCAGGGCGTCGAGGCGGGTCACACCCAGCACGGCGTACTGCAGGAACAGCGGGGGGCAGACGATGTCGCGAAAGCCGTTGGCCCGGGCATGGTCCGGATCGAACCACAGCGGGTTGTGGTCGCCGACCGCGGCCGCCCACCGTTGCCAGTCGCGCCGGTTCACCTCGCCGCTCGCGGAGGCGGCGACGGTGCCGACCCGCGACGCCGACTCGGCGTCGATCAAGGTGTCCTCACTCACCGGCACTCCTGCGTTGCCAGGCATTCCTCGAGCCACGAGGCGGCGACGTCGGCACCGCCACCGAGCGTCGAACCCAGCCGTGCGCGCTCGGTCCACAGGTGCAGATCGGTCTCGGTGACATACCCCATCCCGCCGTGCAGTTGATGGGCGTCCAGGGTTATCGCCCTGGCCGCGGTGGCCGCGCGCATGCGCGCGATGGCCGTCTCCTTGGTCGCCGTGTGGCCGCGCGCGATCTGGAATATCGCCCAGTGCGCCGCCAGTCGGGCAGCGGCCCAGGCGATGTGCATGTCGGCGACCAGATGCTGGGCGGCCTGGAAGGACGCGATCGGCCGGCCGAACTGGTGGCGCAGCTTGGTGTATTCGACGGTGCGGTCCAGCGCGGCCCGGCCGGTTCCGACCAGGTCGAGAGATCCAAGCGACACGGCGGTGTTGGCGACCCGACGCAGCGCGGGGCCGGTGACGCCGTCGAGCACCGTGGCGTCGGCGCCGACGCGTACGTCGTCGAAACGCACGGCGCACGCCCGATAGCCCCCCGCCATCGCCAGCGGTTGCACCGTCACGCCGTCGGCACGCGGGTCCACGGCGACCACCACGGTGCGCCCGCGCGCGGCGGCGGCGACGACGAGGACGTCGGCGATGTCGGCGTCGGCGACGTAGTCCGCGGATCCGGTGAGCCGCCATCCGCCCTCGATCGGCGCCGCCCCCGCCGGTTCGGCGCGCAGCGCCGGCGAGACGTCGGCGGCGTCGCGCGCGCTCCACAACGCGGTGGTGCCGCGGCAGGCGCCGGCAGTCAGGTGCGGCAACCACGCGGCCTTGGCTGCCGGGGCGCCCAGCTCGTCGATCGCCAGGACGGCCGCAATGGTGCTGTGCACCGACGTCGGGCACAACGCGCGGCCGGCCTCGACGGAGAAGACGGCGAGGTCGTCGAGCGAACCGCCCGAACCGCCGTGCTCGGGCGCGACGGCGAGCCCGAACACCCCGGCCTCGGCGAGCGCTTTCCACAGTGCCGGTGTGCTGCGGTCGGTGCCGGGCTCGTCCAGGGAGCGCACCAGGCTCACCGGGCACTCCGCCGCGAGCAACGCACGCATCGTCGCGCCGAACTCCCGCTGCTCGACGGTGGGTGTCGCCCTCATCGATCAGCGTCCATACGAGGGCATCCCGTGGCCGCGCTGGGCGATGATGTCCCGCAGCACCTCGTTGGTGCCGCCGCCGAAACGCATCAACGGTGCCGATCGGTAGAGACGCTCGAATTTCCCCGCCAGGGGTGCGCTTTGGCTGCGATGGGCCAGCAACCCGTCGGGTCCCAACACGTCGAGCGCCAAGTCGGCGATCCGCTGGCGCAGTTCGCTGGTGAAGATCTTCTCGACGCTGACCTCCACGGAGGGGATGACGCCCCCGTCGAGGATCGAGGCGGCCTCGTAGCCCATCAGCGTCGCAACCGTCACGTCGGCTTCGGCCTGCGCCAGCCGGCGGCGCAGCGCGGCGCTGTCGGCCGGCACAGTGCCGTCGCGGCGCGGGCGTCGCGCGAGTTGGGCCAGTTCGTCGACGGCCAGACGCAGATCGCCGGCGTTGGTCAGCGCACCACGCTCGAGGTCCAGGGCGCCGGTGATGTACGTCCAGCCGTGGTCGACCTCCCCGATCAGATTGGTGACCGGCACGCGCACGTCGCTGAAGTGAACCTCGTTGGTCCGGTAACCCGACCACGCGTACAGGGGGCGGATCTGGATGCCCGGGCTGTCGATCGGGACGATGATCACCGAAATACCCTTGTGGCGAGCACTTTTCGGGTCCGTGCGCACACAGAGCCACTCGTGGGTGGCTCGCTGCGCCCCGCTGTTCCAGATCTTGGTTCCGTTGATCACCCACTCCTGGCCGTCGCGGACCGCGGCGGTCCGCAGGCCCGCCAGGTCGGTACCCGCGTCGGGTTCGGAATAGCCGACGGCACAGATCATCTCGCCCCTGGCAATCAGCGGCAGCCAGTCGGTCTTGTTCCGCTCGGTGCCGTGGCGCATGATCATCGGCGCCACCGAGGTCACCGTCAGGTCGGGCCCCGGCACACCCCAGTACTCGAACTCGCTCATCAGCAGATGCTGATGGACCGCGCCGAGCCCGAGCCCGCCGTACTCGCGCGGCCAGTTCAGCCCGAACCAGCCCTTCTCGCCGATCTTGCGACGAAATCGCGCCACCTCGCCGTCGCGGAACTCGAGGTCGTGCCGCGCCAGCTCGGCCCGCAGCGCGGGGGTGACGTTGTCCCGGAGGAATTCACGGACCTCGGCCAACCAGGCGCGCTGGTCGGCGTCGAGTTCAAAATCCATTCCGGCCCACCTCACCTTTCACCGGGCAGCGCCAGCGTAACGCCGCGGCGACGTTGCTCCTCGGATTCTCGCAGTGGCGTTAAGCTCGGCGTTTCCGGGGCGGCGGACGAGTCGAGGCGCGCGGTCCGCGCCGTGTCTTGCGGTCCACGCGCCCGCACGGACCGGCGAGGCGATCCGCACTGTTAACGTGCTGTCAAACTCCCGTAAAAACACCTTGGCGCAATCGCTTATCCATACCGGGCCTGCCAAAATTCTCGGATCGGGCTGGTGTGGATGGCCGGGCACTTTGTTCAGTTCCCGGCCAGAGGGAGAAGTCATGCGCACTGATGAGACGCGCCTCCGCCAGGAGCTGCGCACCTGCGCTGTCGAGTTGCGGCAGCTGGCGTACACGCTGCCCCACGGGGTGGGCGAACATGCCCTCCTGCAGCTGTCCGACCGGATGCGCGCCGCCGCCGACGAAGTGATCCGCAAGCGGGCCTGACGGCCGATCAGCCGCCTCTGAGGCGGATCTTCCAGCGCACGAATCCGAGATAGCACAGGCTGATCACGACCAGCATGGCCATGTCGAACCACCACGCGCCGGGGGTGTGGTTCCAGTGCGAGTCCTTGGGGTTCACCGGTCCGGGCACCAGTTTGAGCAGATCGGCGGTGGACGCCGACGCGGCGAAACCCCACCGGGCCGGGGTGGCCCACGACATCTGGTCCAGACCGATGCGGTCGGTCACGGGAATCATGCCGCCGGAAAACACCAGTTGCGACATCACCGCGACCACGAGCAGCGGCATGATCTGTTCGTTGGACTTCGCGA
Proteins encoded in this region:
- a CDS encoding acyl-CoA dehydrogenase family protein, which produces MDFELDADQRAWLAEVREFLRDNVTPALRAELARHDLEFRDGEVARFRRKIGEKGWFGLNWPREYGGLGLGAVHQHLLMSEFEYWGVPGPDLTVTSVAPMIMRHGTERNKTDWLPLIARGEMICAVGYSEPDAGTDLAGLRTAAVRDGQEWVINGTKIWNSGAQRATHEWLCVRTDPKSARHKGISVIIVPIDSPGIQIRPLYAWSGYRTNEVHFSDVRVPVTNLIGEVDHGWTYITGALDLERGALTNAGDLRLAVDELAQLARRPRRDGTVPADSAALRRRLAQAEADVTVATLMGYEAASILDGGVIPSVEVSVEKIFTSELRQRIADLALDVLGPDGLLAHRSQSAPLAGKFERLYRSAPLMRFGGGTNEVLRDIIAQRGHGMPSYGR